The following is a genomic window from Fluviispira vulneris.
GCTGCTTAAATCAAGACCAATCTTCATTTTCTCATTAAAATTGATACAATTTCAGCATAAACAATTTCGGGAGACTTTAACCCATCAACAATACTTAATAATTTCCTATCCGCATAGTACGAGACTAAAGGAAAGGTTTCCTGCTGGTAAACAGTAAAGCGACGCCGTACTGTCTCAGGTTCATCATCCTTGCGACGGAACATTGAACCTAACTTGCCGCAACTCACACAAGAATACTTTGAGATATCTGTATGAGTCACAATAGAATCGACCTTGCCGCATGCAGAACAAGTCCATCTTCTTTCGAAACGCTCCACTAATTTTTCGAGATCAGCTGTCAGTGATAAAACTAGATCAACCTTGCTTGAAAATTTACTCAAAAGACTATCAAATTCTTTTGCTTGTGAAAGATTTCTTGGAATGCCATCCATCAAAACTATGTCGTTTTGAGTGAGTGTCATTGAGGACAGAGCATTTTCAAGACACAAAAACATCGACTTATCATCTATGAGATGGCCTGACTCAACAATACCTTTGACTTTCAACCCGAGTGCGGATTCGGATGCTATTTCTTGGCGTATGATTGCGCCTGTAGAAATATGCTTCACTCCCAAACGTGAACTGAGAAGAGAACACTGAGTCCCCTTACCAACGCCTGGAGGACCTAGAAAAATGATTACCTTCATTTACAATCCTGTTTCATAGCCTTGTATCATTTGCGGTATCTCGCGAATGAGAAGGGAAAATCAGAAAATCATATTTTTGAGTCGCAAGTTGTGCTCTCACTTGGCGAATAGCCTCAAGTGCAACACCCACAACAATCAAAAGAGAAGTTCCTCCAAAGGTCATTTGCTGAGAGAAGGTCCCACCAACGAGAGAAGGAACGACCACAATAAGATTCATGTAAACCGCTCCAGCAAACGTCAAACGAGAAACAACAGTATCAAGAGCCTCAGCAGTCTCACTCCCAGGACGAACTCCTGGAATATATGCGTTTTGTTTTTTTAGGTTTTCGGCTACATCATCGGATTTAAAGACGATAGATGCATAGAAAAATGAGAAAAAGAGACCTAAAATTACAAAGGCGGCATTATATAGCCAATGGCCTGGTAAAAAATCAGCGAGCCAAATATTCCCAGACGAATTTCCAAAACTTAAAAATGTTGCTGGTACAGCTAATAATGTGGATGCAAAAATTGCAGCCATAATACCAGCCATATTAACTTTCAACGGTAAGTGTGTTGACTGTGCAGACATCACTCTCTTGCCAACAAGACGCTTTGCATAGTGGATTGGAACTTTTCTATAGCTTTGCTCAAAAAATGTAACAGCAAAAACAAGAACAAGGGCAAATCCGATGATGCCAAGGGCACCCACAAACGCACCACTATTCTGCTTGACCATTTCAACAATTGTGCTTGCTGAAGACGGTAAATAAGCAACGATACCAGCAAAAATAAGAAGGCTTATGCCATTCCCAATGCCTTTATCAGTGATTTGCTCACCTAACCACATTACAAAACAGCTACCAGCTGCCATAAGTACACAAGACAAGAGCCTAAACGACAGACCAGGATCAAGAACTATCATTCCACCACCAGGACCACGGGAAGCTTCTAAACCTGCTGCTAAGAGATAACCTTGTACAAGCGCTAAAAGCACCGCAAGTGCCCGCGTTATACGAGTCATCTTCTGCCGACCAACACCACCATCTTTTTGCATTTGCTCCAATGCAGGAACAACCACTGTCATCAATTGAATGATAATGCTCGCAGATATGTAAGGCATAACTGCAAGGCTAAAAATGGAAAAGTGACTCAGAGCACCACCTGAAAACATATTGAATATCTTCAGCAGACCTGCGCCTTGCTGGCTTGCAAAGAGAGCAAGTTCTTTGGCATCGATACCTGGAATTGGAATGTGCACTCCAAATCGGAACACGAGAAGTGCTAACAATGTAAACAACAAACGCTTTACAAGGACATTATCTGTCCAGCCACTTCCCTGAGGCATCCCCTGCTTACTCCTCGATAGTTACACCTTTTGCCACTAGTTTTTCACGAGCTCCAGCGGACATAGCAAAATTTCTTACAGAACGAAGCTCTGCAGGAACATCTCCCATGGAGAGTAATTTTGCAATACCAGAGGCGTTAAAACCTTTGCCATCTAAAATGCCATTTTCAATATATTGGCTAGAATCTTTTAAATTTAAGGACTCTACCTCGATAGCGCACACGTTCTTGAACCCACGTTTTGGAATTCTACGGTAAAGAGGAGTTTGACCCCCTTCAAAACCAGGACGAATGCTTGAACCAGAACGAGCTGTTTGGCCTTTACCACCGCGTCCACCTGTTTTACCGAGTCCACTACCTGGGCCTCTGCCTAAACGGCGTCTATCTTTTCTTGCACCCGGATTTGGGCGAAGTTCTTCTATTCTCACGTTTTACTCCTTACTCAGCTGGCTCAACTCTGATAAACTGAATTACCTTGTTGACCTGGCCAAGGATTGGATTCACGTTTGGTAATACGCGTGAAGAACCAATCTTAGAAAGACCAAGTGAAACTAGGGTTTTGCGCTGTGATTCATTACGACCCGCAAAACTACGGAGCAATGTCACTTTAATATTTTTGGTTTCTATAGTTTTCATTTTTGAGAGACCCTTTTTACTTACGAGCTCTTAAGTATTCTTCGGTAGTCGAAAGCTGTTTGAGGCCCTTGAAGGCAGCCTTAACAACATTATGAGGATTACGACTTCCTTGAATTTTAGCCATGATATTAGGAATACCAGCAAGCTCTGCTACCGCACGCACTGAACTTCCGGCAACAATACCAGAACCTTCTGTTGCTGGACTCAAAAGAAGGTGGCTAGCACCAAATTTTGCGTTCACAACAAATGGAATAGTTTGCTTTTCCATTGGAACAGTAATAAGTGATTTTTTTGCTTGAGCTACTGCTTTTCTAACTGCTTCAGGAACTTCAGCAGCTTTTCCAAGACCATAACCAACTGTACCTTGGCGGTCACCAACAACAACAAGAGCTGAGAAGCTCATGCGTCTACCACCTTTAACAGTTTTTGATACGCGAGAAACGCTTACAACTCGATCTTCAAAGCGATCTTTCTTCTGCTCTTCTTTATTCATTTGCATTTTATGATCATCCTTACAAAGTCAAGTTCTTAGAATTGAAGACCAGCTTCACGAGCGGAGTCAGCAAGAACTTGAACACGCCCATGATACGTGAAACCGTTTCTATCAAACACAACAGAAGTTACGCCTGCGCTTTTTGCTCTCTCAGCAACAAGAGCACCAACTTTAACGGCCATTGTTTTGCCGCGAAGGCCAGTCGATTTAACATCTGCTTCAATAGAACTAGCACATGCAAGAACAACGCCTTTTGCATCATCTATAACTTGAGCCTGAATATGACGACTGCTTCTGAAAATACAAAGACGTGGCTTTGTTAAATCAGTTGAGCGACGGCGCCAGAAACGCATCTTACGCAATTGTCTAACTCGTCTACGATTAATAATACGATACATAAAATCTCCTGGTTTTCTGCTCACATACAGAAAACACTAAAAATAAGCAAGTTAATTATTTCTTACCTGCAGATTTACCAACCTTAGTTGCAATCACTTCGCCAGAATAACGAATACCCTTGCCTTGGTATGGTTCTGCTGGACGTACGGAACGTACTTTAGCAGCCATTTGACCAACAAGTTCTTTATCCACACCAGAAATGCTTACCTTACCAGCCTTGTCCACTTCGAAAGTGATTCCAGCAGGGGGATCGATATTCACAGGGTGAGAAAAACCAACAGTGAGATTCAATACTTTGCCAGCCATGTTTGCACGGTAGCCAGTTCCTTGAATTTCAAGGGATTTGCTGAAACCAGCAGATACACCTTGAACCATGTTGGAAAGAAGGGTTCTGTAAAGACCCCAGTATGCAGCACTGTTTTCACCAGTACTTGCAGAAACAACAACTTCGCTACCTTGCTGAGCGACAGAAACACGACCAAGGGTATCACGCTTCATGATCCCTTTTGGTCCATTCACTTCGAGAATAGTGCCGTTTAGTTTTACGGTTACTCCCGAAGGAATTTTAATTGGCTGCTTACCAACTCTTGACATAGAAGCCTCCTAAAAGTCCTCGAAAGTTACCAAATATACGCTAAAACTTCGCCGCCTACGCGTTCTTGACGAGCAGTTTTGCTTGTAAGAACACCTTTAGGAGTCGTAAGAATTGCGAAACCAAGACCACCACGAATTCTAGGAAGATCAGATACACCTTTGTACACACGGCAACCAGGCTTAGAAACGCGAGTCATTCCACGGATTGCTGGTAAACCAGCTTCTGTGTACTTCATTGCGATCTTAATTTTGCCTTGACCGTTATCCTTGATGAGACGGTACCCACGAATGAGTCCTTCTGCTTCCAAGATTTTTGTAATTTCAATTTTTATTGTGCTTGCAGGAACAGTTGTATACTTAAGTCCTGCATTTGTAGCATTACGGATACGTGTTAACATATCAGCAATTGGATCAGTAACGTACATTTTTATTCACCTCACCAACTAGCCTTGACCATTCCAGGAATTTGACCGGAAAGGGCGTTTTTACGTAAGCAAATACGACATAAACCAAAATCTCTGTAATATGCGCGAGGACGACCGCATTGATTGCAGCGGTTGTGCTGACGCGTAGAAAATTTGGCTTTTTTATTTGCCTTATTAATCATAGCTAAACGAGCCACAGCTTCCCCTTTTACTTTCTAAACGGCATATCAAGGAGAGTAAGAAGTTCACGCGCTTCTTCATCTGTTTTCGCAGATGTCACAATTGTGATACTCAAACCACGAGTTTTATCTACTTTATCCGCTTCGATTTCTGGAAAGATAATCTGTTCGCGGATGCCAAGAGAATAATTACCACGACCATCAAAACTATTTGACGAAACACCACGGAAGTCACGTACGCGAGGTAGCGCCACCGAAACGAGCTTGTCATAGAATTCAAACATGCGCTCTTTGCGAAGAGTAACAGAAGCGCCAATTGGCATTCCTGCGCGAAGTTTAAATGTCGCAATAGATTTTTTAGCACGAGTAATTACAGACTTTTGGCCAGTAATTAATTCAAGCTCAGCAGCAGCTGCTTCGAGAGCTTTAATATTCTGAGTAGCTTCGCCTTGGCAGGTATTGACAACGATTTTTACGATCTTAGGAAGCTCCATAACATTCTTTTCGGAATGACGCTTTTTAAGTTCTGGTAAAACTTTGTCGTTGAACTTTGCCATGAATCTTGGTTTTACACCTTTTGAGTGCTCACCGCGAACCACTACTGCGCCGTAATCAGCGCCTTTTTTTCCAGTAGGTTTTTTACCTGCCTGATTTTTTTCGCTTGCCATGGATTATAGAACCTCCGGAGCCAAGCTGATAATCTTGCCACAATTACGTTGTCTTAATTCACGAGCGATTGGTCCGAAAATACGGGTACCAACTGGCTCCTTTTCATTTTTGACAATTTTTACAAGAACAGCAGCATTTTCATCAAAACGAATTCGAGACCCATCAGCTCTCGAAACTTCTTTCTTACAACGAACCACAATTGCCTTGTGTACTTCGCCTTTCTTAACACGCCCACCAGGCACAGCATCCCGTACGGAGACTACAATCAAATCACCAACACGTGCATAACGGCGGAAAGAACCACCCATAACACGAATGACATTGAGAGTACGCGCCCCGCTATTATCGGCTGCTACCAGGATAGATTCTGGCTGAATCACGATACACCCCATTAAATGAGAAAGAAAATAGAAACTATCTTACAATGTTGCTATCTTAGCGACTAACAACAGAAACAATTTTCCAAGATTTACTCTTAGAAACACGACTGCATGGCAAAATATCAACATCTTTGCCAACAACTACATCTGCAATTCCGGATGTATCTGCAAAAACAGATGTGTGTAAGTGAAGGCGTTTGCCGTATGTTCCGTTAGGAACAACACGTGGAACTTCCACTTTTACTGTCTTTGTGTCTTTTGAAACCGCAACAACACGACCTCTGATAGGATTTTTTGTGATTTTTGCATTTTCCATGATATTACCCCAATTATTTAGCGGATTGTGCTTTTTTACGAGAAACGATTTTAAGATCTCTTCTCAGCCCTGCAATACCACCCGCATTCGAAATGAGAGCAGGATCCATGGAAACTCTAAACTTCACGAGCTCTTTAACAAGCTCTGTGTGCTTAGTGGATGCATCACTTGAATTCAAATCAGCAAACTTTTTTTGTTTTTTCATTGATTTTCCCAAACCTTATCACTTCTGCTCATCATACGAGTTTTGAATGGAAGCTTAGCCGCAGCCAGCTCGAAAGCCTCTTGAGCAAGGTTTGCTGGAACGCCCTGAATTTCAAAAATAACTCGACCGGAGCGAATAGGACAAACCCAACGATCCAAACCACCTTTACCAGAACCCATACGTGTTTCAGCAGGTTTCTTAGTGATTGGCTTATCTGGAAACACACGAATCCAAACCTTTCCACCACGCTTTATGTGGCGAGTCAAGGCAATTCGACTTGCTTCGATCTGACGAGCTTCAAGTTTCCCTGGTTCTACAGCCTGAAGAGCAAAATCTCCAAAATCTACGCTATTGCAGCGGTCTGCAATACCTTTGATACGACCTTTGTGAGATTTACGAAACTTTACTTTTTTTGGAGCTAACATATTCTAATTACTCCTCATTGCGCAAATTCTTGGTATTAACAGCAGAGCTAGCTGATTTCCCAAAAACTTCACCCTTAAATAACCAAACCTTAACCCCAATGAGACCATAGGTTGTCAACGCTTCAGAAGTGCCATAGTCGATGTCTGCACGAAGAGTATGGAGAGGAACACGTCCTTCCATATACCATTCTGTACGAGCCATTTCAGCTCCATTCAGACGACCTGCTACGCGAATCTTGATACCTTTTCCGCCAGCTTTCATAGCTTGTTGCATAACCTTCTTCATAGCTCTTCTGAAGGAAACGCGTTTTTCAAGCTGTTGAGCAACGTTAAATGCAGCGAGTTGCGCATTTGTATCAGGACTTTTTACTTCAAAAACATCAACTTTGATATTCTTGTCGTTCGTTTTAAGAACTGTTCTTACTTCGTCACGAAGAAGCTCAATTCCCTTACCTTGCTTGCCAATAAGTTTACCAGGTTTAGCTGTGTAAACTTTAACAACTACTTGTTTAGCAGCGCGTTCGATTTCAACACGAGCGACGCCTGCTTCTGAATATTTTTTTGAGATGAACTTGCGAACATTCAAGTCTTCATTAAGATTTTTTGCGAATTCGCGCTTACTAAACCAGCGAGAATCCCAAGTCTTGTTGATTCCAAGTCTCAAACCAATTGGATGTACTTTCTGACCCACTGCTGTACCCTCTGTTAATTAAGTTTAAGACGAATAGTTAAGTGCGACGTCTTTTTAAGAATTAGCGTTGCACGTCCTTGAGCACGTGGCATAAACATGCGACGGCGTGGACCTTCATTCACTACAAAATCACTAATTACAGTGTTTACAGCGCTATTTTCAGGAAGCTGAGCCAACGCAGAGCGGATAAGCTTTACGGCAGCAACAGAACCAGAGCGTCTTTCAACAGAAAGGATTGCTATAGCCTGTGGAACAGTTTTGCCAATAATCATTGGCCTTAACAATCTAGCTTTACGTGCAGTACACTTTGCAGCATAGTGTGTTGCTTTTGCGTCCATAACTTACCTCTTACTTTTTCTTAGCGGCTTTTTTATCCGCACCATGACCATGGAAAGTACGAGTTGGCGCAAACTCACCAAGCTTGTGTCCTACCATGTTTTCGTTCACATAAACTGGAACGAATTTCTTTCCATTGTGAACTGCAAAAGTTAATCCAACAAAATCAGGAAGAATTGTTGAACGGCGACTCCAAGTTTTAATAACCTTAGCGGCACCTTTGTTCTTTTCTGCTGCTTTGAACAGATAGGAGTCAACAAAAGGACCCTTTTTCAACGAACGTGGCATGCTTTTACCTCTTAACCAATTCGAAAATTATTTCTTACGACGGCTTACGATAAACTTATCGCTCGGTTTAACCTTGCGAGTTTTATAACCCTTAGACAATTGACCCCATGGAGAACATGGATGACGACCACCACTTGTACGGCCTTCACCACCACCCATTGGATGGTCTACAGGGTTCATAGCGACACCACGAACAGTTGGGCGAACACCTTTCCAACGATTACGGCCAGCTTTACCAAGGGATACATTCATATGATCCGCATTGGAAACGGTACCGATAGTCGCATAGCAATCTTCAGGTATAAGACGAAGTTCCCCAGATGGCATACGGATTTGAGCATATTGCTCAACGCGACCAACTAAAGTTGCAGAAGCGCCCGCACTACGAACAAGCTTTGCACCTGCCCCAGGACGCATTTCAATACTGTGAACAACCGTACCCGCTGGAATTTTCTTGAGCGGAAGACTGTTGCCAGCTTTGATATCTGCTTCGCCTGAAGCGATAACTTTTGTACCAACCTTAACACCGTCAGTTGCGAGAGCGTAGCGACGATCTCCATCAACGAACTTAATTAAGGAAATAAATGCAGTACGATTTGGATCGTACTCGACAGAAGTTACTACACCTTCGACGTCTTTACGAGATCTTTTCCAATCGATAACACGGTATTTTACCTTATTACCACCGCCATGATGGCGAACAGTAATACGGCCGTTGTTATTACGACCAGCCTTACGAGGCTTTGCAGCCAAGAGAGGCTTGTAAGGAGTATCAGTCGTAAGAACTTCTCTGTAGTTAATATAACTCTGTGTTCTTGTTGTGGCCGTATATGGCCTTAATTGTCTGATTCCCATTTTCCTCATCCTTGCGCGATAATTCGAGGATTTTTCCGCGCACTAAAAAAACACCAACAAAACCGAAGAAGCTTATTCTGCAGCAGCATCAGCTGGAGCGGCTACGACTGGAGCTGGAAGCTCTTGACCATCTTTAAGACGAATGAACGCCTTCTTGATGTTAGGAAGCTTAACTTCAACAGCACCACTTTTTTTAGAACGAGCTTTACGAACAACTCTTCCACGTAAAATAGAAGTATTTACATCTACAACGTCAACACCAAAAACATCTTTAACAGCTGCTTTGATATCTGCTTTTGTAGCTTTAAGATCAACTTTAAGTGTGTAAACCTTACTTTCTAAAAGACCGTATGATTTTTCGCTTAAAATTGAACCTTTAATAACATAATCTGAACGCATGTTCATTTCCTTTCTTCAAAATTCAGTCTGCAAGTCTTGATTCAAGAACTTTGAACGCTTCTGGACTTGCAACAAGACTGCGCGCTTGAAGAACAGTGAATGCATTCACTTGCTCTGGGCTCACAAGGTGCACGCCGCGAATGTTGCGAAGAGCACGGATTGTGTTTTCACTTGGATTACTAAGGCAAACCAAAGTATTCCCTGTGAAATCAGCAACGCTTTTTAATACAGTTGCTGCGTCTTTTGTTTTTCCACTTGCGAAATCAAGTGCGCCAACGAAAACTTTACCAGATTTAACACGCTCAGAAATTGCAATTCCAAGAGCCACGCGACTCATTTTTAATGGAATCGCTTGACGATAGTCACGTGCTTTAGGTCCATGAGCTACACCACCACCAACATGGAGTGGAGCAACGAAAGAACCGCGACGCGCGCTACCTGTTTTCTTTTGCTTATATGGCTTTTTACCAGTTGACTTAACCATCGCGCGTGTTTTCACGCCAACAGTACCTTGTCTTTGGTTGGCTCTGTAAGCCTTAACAACTTGCCAGAGAGTGCCTTTATTACGGTCAGCGTAGCTAACCAAACTCTCTGGAAGGTTTTCTATTTTAGACAACATTTTGCTATCCCTTCCCAAAACTTAAATTTAAACAAATACCATACCGCCGCGTGCACCAGGAACACCGCCTACGACAGCCATAATTGACTCTTCATGAGACCAGTAAGCAACCTGAACATTGCGGAGAGTTACTTGTACATTACCGTCTTGGCCTGGCATTTTTTTGCCTTTCATAACGCGACCAGGTTCAGTACGCATACCGATAGAACCAGGAGATCTATGAAAACGGCTACCATGACTTGCAGGACCGCCTCCAAAACCATGACGAGTCATAGCGTCTTGAAAACCGCGACCTTTTGAAAAGCCAGTAATTTTTAATTTTTGTCCGACA
Proteins encoded in this region:
- a CDS encoding adenylate kinase family protein encodes the protein MKVIIFLGPPGVGKGTQCSLLSSRLGVKHISTGAIIRQEIASESALGLKVKGIVESGHLIDDKSMFLCLENALSSMTLTQNDIVLMDGIPRNLSQAKEFDSLLSKFSSKVDLVLSLTADLEKLVERFERRWTCSACGKVDSIVTHTDISKYSCVSCGKLGSMFRRKDDEPETVRRRFTVYQQETFPLVSYYADRKLLSIVDGLKSPEIVYAEIVSILMRK
- the secY gene encoding preprotein translocase subunit SecY; the encoded protein is MPQGSGWTDNVLVKRLLFTLLALLVFRFGVHIPIPGIDAKELALFASQQGAGLLKIFNMFSGGALSHFSIFSLAVMPYISASIIIQLMTVVVPALEQMQKDGGVGRQKMTRITRALAVLLALVQGYLLAAGLEASRGPGGGMIVLDPGLSFRLLSCVLMAAGSCFVMWLGEQITDKGIGNGISLLIFAGIVAYLPSSASTIVEMVKQNSGAFVGALGIIGFALVLVFAVTFFEQSYRKVPIHYAKRLVGKRVMSAQSTHLPLKVNMAGIMAAIFASTLLAVPATFLSFGNSSGNIWLADFLPGHWLYNAAFVILGLFFSFFYASIVFKSDDVAENLKKQNAYIPGVRPGSETAEALDTVVSRLTFAGAVYMNLIVVVPSLVGGTFSQQMTFGGTSLLIVVGVALEAIRQVRAQLATQKYDFLIFPSHSRDTANDTRL
- the rplO gene encoding 50S ribosomal protein L15, translated to MRIEELRPNPGARKDRRRLGRGPGSGLGKTGGRGGKGQTARSGSSIRPGFEGGQTPLYRRIPKRGFKNVCAIEVESLNLKDSSQYIENGILDGKGFNASGIAKLLSMGDVPAELRSVRNFAMSAGAREKLVAKGVTIEE
- the rpmD gene encoding 50S ribosomal protein L30 translates to MTLLRSFAGRNESQRKTLVSLGLSKIGSSRVLPNVNPILGQVNKVIQFIRVEPAE
- the rpsE gene encoding 30S ribosomal protein S5 encodes the protein MNKEEQKKDRFEDRVVSVSRVSKTVKGGRRMSFSALVVVGDRQGTVGYGLGKAAEVPEAVRKAVAQAKKSLITVPMEKQTIPFVVNAKFGASHLLLSPATEGSGIVAGSSVRAVAELAGIPNIMAKIQGSRNPHNVVKAAFKGLKQLSTTEEYLRARK
- the rplR gene encoding 50S ribosomal protein L18; this encodes MYRIINRRRVRQLRKMRFWRRRSTDLTKPRLCIFRSSRHIQAQVIDDAKGVVLACASSIEADVKSTGLRGKTMAVKVGALVAERAKSAGVTSVVFDRNGFTYHGRVQVLADSAREAGLQF
- the rplF gene encoding 50S ribosomal protein L6, with the translated sequence MSRVGKQPIKIPSGVTVKLNGTILEVNGPKGIMKRDTLGRVSVAQQGSEVVVSASTGENSAAYWGLYRTLLSNMVQGVSAGFSKSLEIQGTGYRANMAGKVLNLTVGFSHPVNIDPPAGITFEVDKAGKVSISGVDKELVGQMAAKVRSVRPAEPYQGKGIRYSGEVIATKVGKSAGKK
- the rpsH gene encoding 30S ribosomal protein S8, translated to MYVTDPIADMLTRIRNATNAGLKYTTVPASTIKIEITKILEAEGLIRGYRLIKDNGQGKIKIAMKYTEAGLPAIRGMTRVSKPGCRVYKGVSDLPRIRGGLGFAILTTPKGVLTSKTARQERVGGEVLAYIW
- a CDS encoding type Z 30S ribosomal protein S14 — its product is MARLAMINKANKKAKFSTRQHNRCNQCGRPRAYYRDFGLCRICLRKNALSGQIPGMVKASW
- the rplE gene encoding 50S ribosomal protein L5, whose product is MAKFNDKVLPELKKRHSEKNVMELPKIVKIVVNTCQGEATQNIKALEAAAAELELITGQKSVITRAKKSIATFKLRAGMPIGASVTLRKERMFEFYDKLVSVALPRVRDFRGVSSNSFDGRGNYSLGIREQIIFPEIEADKVDKTRGLSITIVTSAKTDEEARELLTLLDMPFRK
- the rplN gene encoding 50S ribosomal protein L14; protein product: MIQPESILVAADNSGARTLNVIRVMGGSFRRYARVGDLIVVSVRDAVPGGRVKKGEVHKAIVVRCKKEVSRADGSRIRFDENAAVLVKIVKNEKEPVGTRIFGPIARELRQRNCGKIISLAPEVL
- the rpsQ gene encoding 30S ribosomal protein S17, which codes for MENAKITKNPIRGRVVAVSKDTKTVKVEVPRVVPNGTYGKRLHLHTSVFADTSGIADVVVGKDVDILPCSRVSKSKSWKIVSVVSR
- the rplP gene encoding 50S ribosomal protein L16 — translated: MLAPKKVKFRKSHKGRIKGIADRCNSVDFGDFALQAVEPGKLEARQIEASRIALTRHIKRGGKVWIRVFPDKPITKKPAETRMGSGKGGLDRWVCPIRSGRVIFEIQGVPANLAQEAFELAAAKLPFKTRMMSRSDKVWENQ
- the rpsC gene encoding 30S ribosomal protein S3, which translates into the protein MGQKVHPIGLRLGINKTWDSRWFSKREFAKNLNEDLNVRKFISKKYSEAGVARVEIERAAKQVVVKVYTAKPGKLIGKQGKGIELLRDEVRTVLKTNDKNIKVDVFEVKSPDTNAQLAAFNVAQQLEKRVSFRRAMKKVMQQAMKAGGKGIKIRVAGRLNGAEMARTEWYMEGRVPLHTLRADIDYGTSEALTTYGLIGVKVWLFKGEVFGKSASSAVNTKNLRNEE
- a CDS encoding large ribosomal subunit protein uL22, which translates into the protein MDAKATHYAAKCTARKARLLRPMIIGKTVPQAIAILSVERRSGSVAAVKLIRSALAQLPENSAVNTVISDFVVNEGPRRRMFMPRAQGRATLILKKTSHLTIRLKLN
- the rpsS gene encoding 30S ribosomal protein S19 — translated: MPRSLKKGPFVDSYLFKAAEKNKGAAKVIKTWSRRSTILPDFVGLTFAVHNGKKFVPVYVNENMVGHKLGEFAPTRTFHGHGADKKAAKKK
- the rplB gene encoding 50S ribosomal protein L2 gives rise to the protein MRKMGIRQLRPYTATTRTQSYINYREVLTTDTPYKPLLAAKPRKAGRNNNGRITVRHHGGGNKVKYRVIDWKRSRKDVEGVVTSVEYDPNRTAFISLIKFVDGDRRYALATDGVKVGTKVIASGEADIKAGNSLPLKKIPAGTVVHSIEMRPGAGAKLVRSAGASATLVGRVEQYAQIRMPSGELRLIPEDCYATIGTVSNADHMNVSLGKAGRNRWKGVRPTVRGVAMNPVDHPMGGGEGRTSGGRHPCSPWGQLSKGYKTRKVKPSDKFIVSRRKK
- the rplW gene encoding 50S ribosomal protein L23; this translates as MNMRSDYVIKGSILSEKSYGLLESKVYTLKVDLKATKADIKAAVKDVFGVDVVDVNTSILRGRVVRKARSKKSGAVEVKLPNIKKAFIRLKDGQELPAPVVAAPADAAAE
- the rplD gene encoding 50S ribosomal protein L4 yields the protein MLSKIENLPESLVSYADRNKGTLWQVVKAYRANQRQGTVGVKTRAMVKSTGKKPYKQKKTGSARRGSFVAPLHVGGGVAHGPKARDYRQAIPLKMSRVALGIAISERVKSGKVFVGALDFASGKTKDAATVLKSVADFTGNTLVCLSNPSENTIRALRNIRGVHLVSPEQVNAFTVLQARSLVASPEAFKVLESRLAD
- the rplC gene encoding 50S ribosomal protein L3, yielding MVRYAFSKVGMTSAFTQIGAAQGVTVLKMQPAKVVRHEKLANGQVVVVVEYETGHKNKLVRGWVVENPAEFEVGSPLKAPSLTVGQKLKITGFSKGRGFQDAMTRHGFGGGPASHGSRFHRSPGSIGMRTEPGRVMKGKKMPGQDGNVQVTLRNVQVAYWSHEESIMAVVGGVPGARGGMVFV